The Arachis ipaensis cultivar K30076 chromosome B07, Araip1.1, whole genome shotgun sequence genome includes a window with the following:
- the LOC107609794 gene encoding glutathione S-transferase F9 has product MVVKLYGPTCASSKRALVCLIEKEVEFEVVPVDVSKGEHKDPEFLKLQPFGVVPVIQDGDYTLYESRAIMRYYAEKYKCQGTELLGKTIEERGIVEQWVEVEANNFDPWAYKLAIHVLFSSIIGITPDPKIIEESEANLSKVLDIYEERLSKSKYLGGDFFSLADISHLPFIDYIVNNMGREYLIKDRKNVSAWWDAISNRPSWKKVLELYRASI; this is encoded by the exons ATGGTGGTGAAGTTGTACGGTCCCACTTGTGCTTCATCAAAGAGGGCTCTGGTTTGCTtgattgagaaggaagttgaaTTTGAGGTTGTCCCTGTTGATGTCAGCAAGGGTGAACACAAAGATCCTGAATTCCTCAAACTACAA CCCTTTGGAGTTGTTCCTGTCATTCAAGATGGAGATTACACCTTATATG AATCTAGGGCTATAATGAGATATTATGCTGAAAAATACAAATGTCAAGGCACTGAATTGCTAGGTAAGACAATAGAAGAGAGGGGTATTGTGGAACAATGGGTTGAAGTTGAAGCAAATAATTTTGACCCATGGGCTTATAAATTGGCCATTCATGttctgttttcttcaataattGGAATCACTCCTGATCCAAAGATCATTGAAGAGAGTGAAGCAAACTTAAGCAAAGTTTTGGACATTTATGAAGAGAGGCTTTCAAAGAGTAAGTATTTGGGTGGTGATTTCTTTAGCCTTGCTGATATTAGCCACCTTCCATTCATTGATTATATTGTCAACAATATGGGGAGAGAGTACTTGATCAAGGATAGGAAGAATGTTAGTGCATGGTGGGATGCTATAAGTAATAGACCTTCATGGAAGAAGGTTCTTGAGCTCTATAGAGCTTCGATCTAG
- the LOC107609882 gene encoding protein JASON-like isoform X3 has translation MFWFLETAIPLCFKLKAKFLKACGTLPGTPVEIRKTSEKLKVSPSPDKHSEPSRFHSWLPNESVEKLQLDFRSVNPPTPLKICQELGDSSDSFEHTPDRCLSDARDSHHESLEHMEGNKTWSLHTADRAENNPAPDSPTDTQRKCKSVRFKCDTGLSSCGSSSDDSRLKKSWSPNNQNANKRSPYPTPLKLFDEMQTPGTVCPATLEELPNGRARVRSQFVYPTHKPDENVFQRKILEEKDLNSEQDSSELRDSAEQAQIATPTTQKGSNQVLKENESKAEVSLSNWLRPAPIDQEKGNKRVESASSQIPHFRKTSADRPILGVAAAHFENEDSNICPPKWWDGNGIPNSTTKYKEDQKVKWHATPFEKRLEKALTEETFIPQRKFVPGKPMDFDDIEESDTALSQLRSSTNPESVESF, from the exons ATGTTCTGGTTTCTCGAAACAGCTATTCCTCTGTGTTTCAAGCTCAAG GCCAAGTTTCTTAAAGCCTGCGGTACTTTACCAGGGACACCTGTTGAAATTCGGAAAACATCTGAGAAACtgaaagtgtcaccctctcccgaTAAACATTCTGAGCCATCAAGGTTTCATTCTTGGCTTCCGAATGAGTCTGTTGAGAAACTTCAACTGGATTTTCGTTCAGTTAACCCCCCAACACCCTTAAAAATTTGCCAAGAATTGGGAGATAGTTCAGACTCTTTTGAGCACACACCAGACAG ATGTTTATCTGATGCACGAGATAGTCACCATGAATCTCTTGAACATATGGAAGGAAATAAGACATGGAGCCTTCATACTGCAGATAGGGCTGAAAATAATCCAGCTCCAGATTCACCCACAGACACACAGAGGAAGTGCAAATCAGTCCGGTTTAAGTGTGATACGGGCTTATCATCCTGTGGAAGTTCATCTGATGATAGTCGTTTGAAGAAAAGCTGGTCACCAAATAACCAAAATGCGAATAAGCGATCACCTTATCCTACCCCATTGAAGTTATTTGATGAGATGCAAACCCCAGGAACGGTTTGTCCTGCAACACTGGAAGAGTTACCTAATGGCAGGGCTCGTGTTCGGTCCCAGTTTGTCTACCCCACTCACAAACCAGATGAGAATGTCTTCCAGCGTAAAATACTTGAGGAGAAAGATTTAAACTCTGAACAAGATTCAAGTGAGTTGAGAGATTCTGCCGAGCAAGCTCAAATTGCTACTCCTACCACGCAAAAAGGTTCAAACCAAGTTTTGAAGGAAAATGAATCTAAAGCAGAAGTAAGCTTGTCTAATTGGTTAAGGCCTGCCCCAATTGATCAGGAGAAGGGAAACAAGAGAGTGGAGTCTGCTTCTAGCCAGATCCCGCATTTTCGGAAAACTTCTGCTGACAGGCCTATCCTTGGTGTGGCTGCAGCTCACTTTGAAAACGAGGATTCGAATATTTGTCCTCCGAAGTGGTGGGATGGAAATGGCATACCAAATTCAACCACTAAATACAAAGAG GATCAGAAAGTGAAGTGGCATGCAACACCATTTGAAAAGAGATTGGAGAAGGCATTGACGGAGGAGACTTTTATCCCTCAAAG GAAGTTTGTTCCTGGAAAGCCAATGGATTTTGATGATATTGAAGAGAGTGATACCGCATTATCCCAGCTGCGATCTTCGACTAATCCAGAGTCAGTGGAGTCATTTTGA
- the LOC107609882 gene encoding protein JASON-like isoform X4, protein MEGNKTWSLHTADRAENNPAPDSPTDTQRKCKSVRFKCDTGLSSCGSSSDDSRLKKSWSPNNQNANKRSPYPTPLKLFDEMQTPGTVCPATLEELPNGRARVRSQFVYPTHKPDENVFQRKILEEKDLNSEQDSSELRDSAEQAQIATPTTQKGSNQVLKENESKAEVSLSNWLRPAPIDQEKGNKRVESASSQIPHFRKTSADRPILGVAAAHFENEDSNICPPKWWDGNGIPNSTTKYKEDQKVKWHATPFEKRLEKALTEETFIPQRKFVPGKPMDFDDIEESDTALSQLRSSTNPESVESF, encoded by the exons ATGGAAGGAAATAAGACATGGAGCCTTCATACTGCAGATAGGGCTGAAAATAATCCAGCTCCAGATTCACCCACAGACACACAGAGGAAGTGCAAATCAGTCCGGTTTAAGTGTGATACGGGCTTATCATCCTGTGGAAGTTCATCTGATGATAGTCGTTTGAAGAAAAGCTGGTCACCAAATAACCAAAATGCGAATAAGCGATCACCTTATCCTACCCCATTGAAGTTATTTGATGAGATGCAAACCCCAGGAACGGTTTGTCCTGCAACACTGGAAGAGTTACCTAATGGCAGGGCTCGTGTTCGGTCCCAGTTTGTCTACCCCACTCACAAACCAGATGAGAATGTCTTCCAGCGTAAAATACTTGAGGAGAAAGATTTAAACTCTGAACAAGATTCAAGTGAGTTGAGAGATTCTGCCGAGCAAGCTCAAATTGCTACTCCTACCACGCAAAAAGGTTCAAACCAAGTTTTGAAGGAAAATGAATCTAAAGCAGAAGTAAGCTTGTCTAATTGGTTAAGGCCTGCCCCAATTGATCAGGAGAAGGGAAACAAGAGAGTGGAGTCTGCTTCTAGCCAGATCCCGCATTTTCGGAAAACTTCTGCTGACAGGCCTATCCTTGGTGTGGCTGCAGCTCACTTTGAAAACGAGGATTCGAATATTTGTCCTCCGAAGTGGTGGGATGGAAATGGCATACCAAATTCAACCACTAAATACAAAGAG GATCAGAAAGTGAAGTGGCATGCAACACCATTTGAAAAGAGATTGGAGAAGGCATTGACGGAGGAGACTTTTATCCCTCAAAG GAAGTTTGTTCCTGGAAAGCCAATGGATTTTGATGATATTGAAGAGAGTGATACCGCATTATCCCAGCTGCGATCTTCGACTAATCCAGAGTCAGTGGAGTCATTTTGA
- the LOC107609882 gene encoding protein JASON-like isoform X2 translates to MFWFLETAIPLCFKLKAKFLKACGTLPGTPVEIRKTSEKLKVSPSPDKHSEPSRFHSWLPNESVEKLQLDFRSVNPPTPLKICQELGDSSDSFEHTPDRCLSEPSRFDSWLPNESVEKLQLDFHSIKPLTPIKICQELGDSRDSFEHTPNRCLSDARDSHHESLEHMEGNKTWSLHTADRAENNPAPDSPTDTQRKCKSVRFKCDTGLSSCGSSSDDSRLKKSWSPNNQNANKRSPYPTPLKLFDEMQTPGTVCPATLEELPNGRARVRSQFVYPTHKPDENVFQRKILEEKDLNSEQDSSELRDSAEQAQIATPTTQKGSNQVLKENESKAEVSLSNWLRPAPIDQEKGNKRVESASSQIPHFRKTSADRPILGVAAAHFENEDSNICPPKWWDGNGIPNSTTKYKEKVKWHATPFEKRLEKALTEETFIPQRKFVPGKPMDFDDIEESDTALSQLRSSTNPESVESF, encoded by the exons ATGTTCTGGTTTCTCGAAACAGCTATTCCTCTGTGTTTCAAGCTCAAG GCCAAGTTTCTTAAAGCCTGCGGTACTTTACCAGGGACACCTGTTGAAATTCGGAAAACATCTGAGAAACtgaaagtgtcaccctctcccgaTAAACATTCTGAGCCATCAAGGTTTCATTCTTGGCTTCCGAATGAGTCTGTTGAGAAACTTCAACTGGATTTTCGTTCAGTTAACCCCCCAACACCCTTAAAAATTTGCCAAGAATTGGGAGATAGTTCAGACTCTTTTGAGCACACACCAGACAG ATGTTTATCTGAGCCTTCAAGGTTTGATTCTTGGCTTCCCAACGAGTCTGTTGAGAAACTTCAACTGGATTTTCATTCTATTAAGCCCCTAACACCCATAAAAATTTGCCAAGAATTGGGAGACAGCAGAGACTCTTTTGAGCACACACCAAACAG ATGTTTATCTGATGCACGAGATAGTCACCATGAATCTCTTGAACATATGGAAGGAAATAAGACATGGAGCCTTCATACTGCAGATAGGGCTGAAAATAATCCAGCTCCAGATTCACCCACAGACACACAGAGGAAGTGCAAATCAGTCCGGTTTAAGTGTGATACGGGCTTATCATCCTGTGGAAGTTCATCTGATGATAGTCGTTTGAAGAAAAGCTGGTCACCAAATAACCAAAATGCGAATAAGCGATCACCTTATCCTACCCCATTGAAGTTATTTGATGAGATGCAAACCCCAGGAACGGTTTGTCCTGCAACACTGGAAGAGTTACCTAATGGCAGGGCTCGTGTTCGGTCCCAGTTTGTCTACCCCACTCACAAACCAGATGAGAATGTCTTCCAGCGTAAAATACTTGAGGAGAAAGATTTAAACTCTGAACAAGATTCAAGTGAGTTGAGAGATTCTGCCGAGCAAGCTCAAATTGCTACTCCTACCACGCAAAAAGGTTCAAACCAAGTTTTGAAGGAAAATGAATCTAAAGCAGAAGTAAGCTTGTCTAATTGGTTAAGGCCTGCCCCAATTGATCAGGAGAAGGGAAACAAGAGAGTGGAGTCTGCTTCTAGCCAGATCCCGCATTTTCGGAAAACTTCTGCTGACAGGCCTATCCTTGGTGTGGCTGCAGCTCACTTTGAAAACGAGGATTCGAATATTTGTCCTCCGAAGTGGTGGGATGGAAATGGCATACCAAATTCAACCACTAAATACAAAGAG AAAGTGAAGTGGCATGCAACACCATTTGAAAAGAGATTGGAGAAGGCATTGACGGAGGAGACTTTTATCCCTCAAAG GAAGTTTGTTCCTGGAAAGCCAATGGATTTTGATGATATTGAAGAGAGTGATACCGCATTATCCCAGCTGCGATCTTCGACTAATCCAGAGTCAGTGGAGTCATTTTGA
- the LOC107609882 gene encoding protein JASON-like isoform X1 produces the protein MFWFLETAIPLCFKLKAKFLKACGTLPGTPVEIRKTSEKLKVSPSPDKHSEPSRFHSWLPNESVEKLQLDFRSVNPPTPLKICQELGDSSDSFEHTPDRCLSEPSRFDSWLPNESVEKLQLDFHSIKPLTPIKICQELGDSRDSFEHTPNRCLSDARDSHHESLEHMEGNKTWSLHTADRAENNPAPDSPTDTQRKCKSVRFKCDTGLSSCGSSSDDSRLKKSWSPNNQNANKRSPYPTPLKLFDEMQTPGTVCPATLEELPNGRARVRSQFVYPTHKPDENVFQRKILEEKDLNSEQDSSELRDSAEQAQIATPTTQKGSNQVLKENESKAEVSLSNWLRPAPIDQEKGNKRVESASSQIPHFRKTSADRPILGVAAAHFENEDSNICPPKWWDGNGIPNSTTKYKEDQKVKWHATPFEKRLEKALTEETFIPQRKFVPGKPMDFDDIEESDTALSQLRSSTNPESVESF, from the exons ATGTTCTGGTTTCTCGAAACAGCTATTCCTCTGTGTTTCAAGCTCAAG GCCAAGTTTCTTAAAGCCTGCGGTACTTTACCAGGGACACCTGTTGAAATTCGGAAAACATCTGAGAAACtgaaagtgtcaccctctcccgaTAAACATTCTGAGCCATCAAGGTTTCATTCTTGGCTTCCGAATGAGTCTGTTGAGAAACTTCAACTGGATTTTCGTTCAGTTAACCCCCCAACACCCTTAAAAATTTGCCAAGAATTGGGAGATAGTTCAGACTCTTTTGAGCACACACCAGACAG ATGTTTATCTGAGCCTTCAAGGTTTGATTCTTGGCTTCCCAACGAGTCTGTTGAGAAACTTCAACTGGATTTTCATTCTATTAAGCCCCTAACACCCATAAAAATTTGCCAAGAATTGGGAGACAGCAGAGACTCTTTTGAGCACACACCAAACAG ATGTTTATCTGATGCACGAGATAGTCACCATGAATCTCTTGAACATATGGAAGGAAATAAGACATGGAGCCTTCATACTGCAGATAGGGCTGAAAATAATCCAGCTCCAGATTCACCCACAGACACACAGAGGAAGTGCAAATCAGTCCGGTTTAAGTGTGATACGGGCTTATCATCCTGTGGAAGTTCATCTGATGATAGTCGTTTGAAGAAAAGCTGGTCACCAAATAACCAAAATGCGAATAAGCGATCACCTTATCCTACCCCATTGAAGTTATTTGATGAGATGCAAACCCCAGGAACGGTTTGTCCTGCAACACTGGAAGAGTTACCTAATGGCAGGGCTCGTGTTCGGTCCCAGTTTGTCTACCCCACTCACAAACCAGATGAGAATGTCTTCCAGCGTAAAATACTTGAGGAGAAAGATTTAAACTCTGAACAAGATTCAAGTGAGTTGAGAGATTCTGCCGAGCAAGCTCAAATTGCTACTCCTACCACGCAAAAAGGTTCAAACCAAGTTTTGAAGGAAAATGAATCTAAAGCAGAAGTAAGCTTGTCTAATTGGTTAAGGCCTGCCCCAATTGATCAGGAGAAGGGAAACAAGAGAGTGGAGTCTGCTTCTAGCCAGATCCCGCATTTTCGGAAAACTTCTGCTGACAGGCCTATCCTTGGTGTGGCTGCAGCTCACTTTGAAAACGAGGATTCGAATATTTGTCCTCCGAAGTGGTGGGATGGAAATGGCATACCAAATTCAACCACTAAATACAAAGAG GATCAGAAAGTGAAGTGGCATGCAACACCATTTGAAAAGAGATTGGAGAAGGCATTGACGGAGGAGACTTTTATCCCTCAAAG GAAGTTTGTTCCTGGAAAGCCAATGGATTTTGATGATATTGAAGAGAGTGATACCGCATTATCCCAGCTGCGATCTTCGACTAATCCAGAGTCAGTGGAGTCATTTTGA